The Pochonia chlamydosporia 170 chromosome 1, whole genome shotgun sequence genome window below encodes:
- a CDS encoding aryl-alcohol dehydrogenase (similar to Aspergillus terreus NIH2624 XP_001208816.1), protein MANFFSNAPEPATELGRYRVLAPSAAIRVSPLALGAMSIGDAWSSAMGSMNKEQSFKLLDAFVAAGGNFIDTANGYQNEQSETWLGEWVTERGIRDQLVLATKYTSDYRSHAEGKGKVPNCTGNHRKSLHISVRDSLKKLQTDYIDLLYVHWWDFTTSIKEVMDSLHFLVQQGKVLYLGASDMPAWVVSAANTYAIDNSKTPFSVYQGRWSVMQRDFERDIIPMARMFGMALVPWNVVGGGKFQTKKAIEERKKNGEGLRAFATTSEQSESEEKISAALEKVAGEVGVESITAVALAYVLHKAANVVPLVGGRKVEHLEDNIKALSIRLSEEQITYLESVVEFDVGFPHDFLGTDPNVTGRSMRLDRNALLKFPMAQKPSSV, encoded by the coding sequence atggCGAATTTCTTCTCAAACGCTCCCGAGCCTGCCACAGAGCTAGGTCGCTACCGCGTCCTGGCACCATCAGCCGCAATTCGAGTCTCTCCATTGGCCCTCGGCGCCATGTCCATTGGCGACGCCTGGAGCAGCGCAATGGGATCGATGAACAAGGAACAATCGTTCAAGCTGCTGGACGCCTTTGTCGCGGCAGGCGGGAACTTCATCGACACAGCCAACGGGTATCAGAACGAGCAGTCAGAAACCTGGCTAGGCGAATGGGTAACAGAACGAGGAATCCGCGACCAACTCGTCCTCGCAACCAAGTACACATCTGACTATCGAAGCCATGCCgagggcaaaggcaaagtgCCGAACTGCACGGGCAACCACCGCAAGAGTCTTCACATCAGTGTGCGGGATtcgctgaagaagctgcaaacAGACTACATTGACCTCCTGTACGTGCACTGGTGGGACTTTACAACCAGCATCAAGGAGGTCATGGACTCTCTGCACTTTCTCGtccagcaaggcaaggtgCTGTATCTCGGCGCCTCAGACATGCCCGCGTGGGTAGTCAGCGCGGCCAACACCTACGCCATTGATAACAGCAAGACGCCCTTTAGCGTATACCAGGGCCGGTGGAGCGTCATGCAGCGCGATTTCGAGCGTGACATTATCCCCATGGCGCGAATGTTCGGCATGGCTCTCGTCCCGTGGAATGTCGTCGGCGGGGGCAAGTTccagaccaagaaggccatcgaggagaggaagaagaacggAGAGGGTCTCCGGGCGTTTGCTACGACGAGCGAGCAGAGCGAGAGCGAGGAGAAGATTAGCGCGGCGCTGGAGAAAGTCGCTGGGGAGGTGGGCGTTGAGTCCATCACGGCGGTTGCGCTGGCGTATGTGCTGCACAAGGCGGCGAATGTGGTGCCGCTGGTGGGAGGGCGCAAGGTCGAGCATCTGGAGGATAATATTAAGGCTTTGAGTATTCGGTTGAGCGAGGAGCAGATTACGTATTTGGAGAGCGTGGTCGAGTTTGATGTTGGGTTTCCGCATGACTTTCTGGGGACGGACCCGAATGTCACGGGGAGGAGTATGCGGTTGGATAGGAATGCGTTGCTCAAGTTTCCTATGGCGCAGAAACCGAGCAGTGTTTAG
- a CDS encoding kinetochore sim4 complex subunit FTA2 domain-containing protein yields the protein MFPDWPDSAADLIPLPPCEGPKLKPFDFQGPQKIDFLEYLGEGRHSFVFKVQILGRIYALKLFRFDHAFEWARLNDDFDQDNHAAMSAVYNYADPFSCECRSFGRLQEAGHEELAVDCFGYLLLDEEHERIMRDKFKDDPYIFLEFDGNTDGPGCYKVRSRYPGKSGKLRPIRGIVKEFGTPAETMQNKDLRRILRNITQLHQLGIIGIDMADRQLISGRICDFSTAITIPHFITNPELNPYLTAAAKSAMEYETFLYSINDYWLFDDMVDLWNEEHEDQKTPLSVFAFPGGNLNRNRYNLRSTPSRDGIYSFVNPMKCNWRAFSATTESGVNAPSNMTKRGPRQRQRQRLEAGGQKLKSGRVNSKRRAVRLDAKPRRWYLNCSQQVAAVLKIDTWFTNTLAWEFKSGVMFPHHR from the exons ATGTTTCCAGATTGGCCAGACTCTGCCGCCGACTTGATACCTCTGCCACCGTGCGAAGGACCAAAACTAAAGCCCTTTGACTTCCAAGGACCCCAAAAGATTGACTTCCTCGAGTACTTGGGAGAAGGCCGACACTCGTTTGTGTTCAAAGTTCAAATCTTAGGCCGCATCTACGCGTTGAAACTT TTCAGATTTGACCATGCATTTGAATGGGCACGCCTGAATGACGATTTCGATCAAGACAACCACGCCGCCATGTCTGCTGTTTACAACTACGCAGACCCATTTAGCTGCGAATGCCGTAGCTTCGGCCGCCTTCAAGAAGCGGGCCATGAAGAACTAGCTGTTGATTGCTTTGGCTATCTACTTCTCGATGAGGAACACGAGCGGATCATGAGAGACAAGTTCAAAGATGACCCATATATCTTCCTCGAGTTCGACGGAAATACCGACGGACCTGGGTGCTACAAGGTACGCTCGCGATATCCAGGCAAGAGTGGCAAACTGCGACCCATCCGGGGCATCGTTAAGGAGTTCGGTACGCCTGCGGAGACAATGCAAAATAAAGACTTGCGTAGAATCCTCCGAAACATTACTCAGTTACATCAACTTGGCATTATCGGTATCGACATGGCCGATCGGCAACTCATTAGCGGCAGGATCTGCGATTTCAGCACGGCAATCACAATTCCGCACTTCATCACAAACCCCGAGCTAAATCCATATCTCACCGCTGCCGCCAAATCTGCCATGGAATATGAAACGTTTTTGTACAGTATCAACGACTACTGGTTGTTTGATGACATGGTAGATCTTTGGAATGAGGAGCACGAGGACCAGAAAACTCCACTTTCTGTGTTTGCATTTCCGGGCGGCAACTTGAACAGAAATAGATACAACCTGAGAAGCACGCCCTCCCGAGACGGTATTTATTCCTTTGTCAACCCGATGAAATGCAATTGGAGGGCGTTTTCTGCGACCACAGAGTCGGGCGTGAACGCACCGTCGAACATGACAAAGAGAGGAccacgacaacgacaacgacaacgactAGAGGCTGGTGGCCAAAAGCTGAAATCTGGCCGGGTCAATTCGAAGAGGCGAGCTGTCCGCCTAGATGCCAAGCCGCGAAGGTGGTACTTGAATTGCAGCCAACAGGTGGCAGCCGTCTTAAAGATTGATACATGGTTCACCAACACTCTTGCTTGGgagttcaagtctggtgtcatgTTTCCGCACCATAGATGA
- a CDS encoding RSC complex subunit Sfh1 (similar to Talaromyces marneffei ATCC 18224 XP_002144487.1), with the protein MDRSKPQAFQSSYAPRLRAYNNSLLTPVLPSAPTGPLSRTTKRGTTIINYAEDGYDDLEDDSDDTRRRPTGLRSLRKEDSASRQDLAEKAGKDTKEPVEVQGIWRDWMGKNRALKSDQQNAAQASLPLTLIPIRIDLDIPAFVPAAAFPIPNTAAVDSSLPQYRPGEMTVPYKLRDIFCWNLHETLITTDQFAQTLAQDLDLPNRGVVVAEISKQIRTQLEEYAGVALHPLFHTEQYASAPAPAATAGANGTAVGTPRPNLMMKSREDSPASMARGISRPDTPARVGGGPATPSQAPAPNVTAEATPILPDSDDYNPDDTYRCIINLSLNLSSMLYTDKFEWSLLHPPGTAEAFAKTTCADLGLTGEWIPAMTHAIYEAVLRLKKEACEAGGLVTGWGGIQQDLPNDAALGTEAGWRYDPDHLADDWEPKVEILSKEEIEKREGEREREARRLRRETARFSSTAGMLGGTPFGAPAEIEEERMGRGERSKKKRRFRSLSPLNRSGTPGGRGTPDVGGYGGGGALTDVERHTWRCTHCRVWGTSVWAVRDGPAGPKSLCANCGYSYERDRKLPRQTKNLHLQDLRAA; encoded by the exons ATGGACCGTTCGAAACCCCAAGCTTTTCAATCATCCTACGCGCCTCGCCTCCGCGCCTACAACAACTCTCTCCTGACGCCTGTGCTGCCGAGTGCCCCTACAGGACCCCTCTCGAGAACAACGAAACGAGGCACCACAATCATCAACTACGCCGAGGATGGCTACGACGACTTGGAAGACGATAGTGACGACACCCGCCGTCGGCCGACCGGCTTGAGAAGTCTGCGCAAGGAAGATTCTGCATCCAGACAAGATCTGGCTGAGAAGGCTGGCAAGGACACCAAGGAGCCTGTTGAAGTTCAGGGCATCTGGCGAGACTGGATGGGCAAGAACCGAGCACTCAAAAGCGATCAACAAAATGCCGCGCAAGCAAGCCTCCCCCTCACACTGATTCCTATACGAATCGATCTCGATATTCCAGCATTCGTCCCTGCTGCGGCGTTTCCTATTCCAaacaccgccgccgttgACAGCTCGCTGCCCCAGTATCGACCGGGGGAGATGACAGTTCCGTACAAGCTTCGAGATATCTTTTGCTGGAACTTGCATGAAACACTTATTACTACGGATCAGTTCGCTCAGACTCTTGCCCAGGACTTGGATTTGCCTAATCGGGGCGTTGTGGTTGCGGAGATTAGCAAGCAAATTAGAACCCAGCTAGAAGAGTATGCTGGCGTTGCGCTTCATCCCCTGTTTCACACGGAGCAATATGCGTCGGCACCCGCGCCGGCTGCCACGGCTGGTGCCAACGGAACTGCAGTTGGAACACCAAGACCgaatttgatgatgaaatcaAGGGAAGACTCGCCCGCCTCGATGGCGAGAGGGATTTCGCGACCTGATACTCCTGCCCGAGTTGGTGGCGGCCCAGCGACTCCGTCACAAGCTCCAGCACCGAACGTCACGGCAGAGGCTACACCAATCTTACCGGACTCTGACGACTACAACCCAGATGACACCTACCGATGTATCATCAATCTCAGTCTCAATCTCTCGTCCATGCTGTATACGGACAAATTTGAGTGGTCACTGCTGCACCCCCCGGGCACAGCTGAAGCGTTTGCAAAGACTACTTGTGCTGATCTAGGGTTAACTGGTGAATGGATACCGGCCATGACCCACGCCATTTATGAAGCTGTTCTACGactgaagaaggaggccTGCGAAGCAGGTGGCCTGGTTACTGGATGGGGCGGAATACAGCAAGATTTACCCAACGACGCGGCTCTCGGCACTGAAGCTGGTTGGCGATATGATCCCGACCACCTGGCGGATGACTGGGAGCCCAAGGTGGAAATCTTGAGTAAAGAGGAGATCGAAAAGAGAGAAGGCGAACGCGAACGAGAAGCCCGTCGCTTGCGTCGTGAGACAGCGCGATTCAGCTCCACGGCTGGCATGCTGGGCGGCACGCCCTTCGGCGCCCCTGCGGAAatcgaggaggagagaatggGCAGAGGCGAACGatcaaagaagaagcggCGATTCAGAAGTCTTAGTCCCCTCAACCGCAGCGGCACGCCTGGGGGCCGTGGAACCCCTGATGTTGGAGGGTACGGCGGTGGAGGTGCATTGACGGACGTTGAGAGACACACATGGAGATGTACACACTGTCGAGTATGGGGAACAAGTGTCTGGGCAGTGCGCGACGGTCCTGCCGGTCCCAAG TCTCTATGCGCAAACTGCGGGTACTCGTACGAGCGCGATCGCAAACTCCCACGCCAAACCAAAAACCTGCACCTGCAAGACCTTCGAGCGGCCTAG
- a CDS encoding exoglucanase 1 precursor (similar to Aspergillus terreus NIH2624 XP_001212905.1) — protein MSLLVTALSLIAATKAQQACTLTTETHPPLSWSKCTSSGCTTTQGSVVVDANWRWTHLTNSTTNCYSGNEWDTSICTSGEACAQNCCLDGADYAGTYGVTTSGNQLSIKFVTNGPYSKNIGSRLYLMQDETKYQMFTLLGNEFTFDVDVSKISCGLNGALYFVSMDQDGGLAKYKGNKAGAKYGTGYCDSQCPRDVKFINGVANSEGWTPSKNDANAGIGNLGTCCAEMDIWEANDISTAFTPHPCTNSAQHSCSGDNCGGTYSSDRYAGDCDPDGCDFNSYRQGNTTFYGPGSGFTLDTTKKVSVVTQFIKGSDGKLSEIKRFYVQNGKVIPNSQSDISGVSGNSVTQGYCNAQKKAFGDTDSFNAKGGLAKMGDALAAPMVLVMSLWDDHYANMLWLDSTYPTTSTGPGAKRGSCSTSSGAPSDIENSVPDSTVVFSNIKFGPINSTFTSGGSGGDGGSGGDGGNGGDNGGTAAHYAQCGGIGFTGPTKCASGFTCTKLNDYYSQCL, from the exons atgtctCTCCTCGTCACAGCCCTCTCCCTCATCGCCGCCACCAAGGCCCAACAAGCCTGCACCCTCACCACCGAAACCCACCCCCCCCTCTCCTGGTCCAAATGCACCTCCTCCGGCTGCACCACCACGCAGGGctccgtcgtcgtcgacgcCAACTGGCGCTGGACGCACCTCACAAACTCCACGACGAACTGCTACAGCGGCAACGAATGGGACACCTCCATCTGCACCTCCGGCGAGGCCTGCGCCCAGAACTGCTGCCTCGACGGCGCCGACTACGCGGGCACGTACGGCGTCACCACGTCCGGGAACCAGCTGAGCATCAAGTTTGTCACCAACGGGCCCTACAGCAAGAACATCGGCAGCCGGCTGTACCTGATGCAGGACGAGACCAAGTACCAGATGTTTACGCTGCTGGGCAACGAGTTCACGTTTGATGTGGACGTGTCCAAGATTAGCTGTGGGTTGAACGGGGCGCTGTACTTTGTGTCGATGGACCAGGATGGCGGACTGGCCAAGTATAAGGGGAACAAGGCGGGTGCCAAGTATGGCACGGGGTACTGCGATAGTCAGTGTCCTCGGGATGTCAAGTTTATCAACGGTGTG GCCAACTCTGAAGGATGGACACCCTCCAAAAACGACGCCAACGCAGGCATAGGCAACCTCGGCACCTGCTGCGCAGAAATGGACATCTGGGAAGCAAACGACATCTCAACCGCCTTCACCCCCCATCCCTGCACCAACAGCGCACAGCACTCCTGCTCCGGCGACAACTGCGGCGGCACGTACTCGTCTGACCGATACGCAGGCGACTGTGACCCCGACGGCTGTGACTTCAACAGCTACCGCCAGGGAAACACCACCTTTTACGGCCCCGGCTCCGGATTCACCCtcgacaccaccaagaagGTCTCTGTCGTCACGCAGTTCATCAAGGGCTCCGACGGCAAACTCTCCGAGATTAAGAGATTCTACGTCCAAAACGGAAAAGTCATCCCCAACTCGCAGAGCGACATCTCCGGCGTTTCAGGCAACTCCGTCACACAGGGATACTGCAACGCCCAGAAGAAGGCCTTTGGCGATACCGACTCGTTCAACGCCAAGGGTggtttggccaagatgggaGATGCGCTTGCCGCACCTATGGTTCTCGTCATGAGTCTCTGGGACGAT CACTACGCCAATATGCTCTGGCTCGATTCAACTTATCCTACCACTTCCACTGGACCCGGTGCCAAGCGCGGCAGCTGTTCCACCTCGTCTGGTGCTCCCTCCGACATTGAGAACTCCGTCCCCGACTCTACcgtcgtcttctccaacatcaagttcGGTCCCATCAACTCCACCTTCACCTCCGGAGGCTCtggtggcgatggtggtTCCGGTGGTGACGGAGGTAATGGTGGTGATAATGGTGGCACTGCTGCTCATTATGCTCAGTGCGGCGGAATTGGCTTTACTGGTCCTACCAAGTGCGCCTCCGGCTTTACCTGCACCAAGCTGAATGATTACTACTCCCAGTGCCTCTGA
- a CDS encoding Zn(II)2Cys6 cluster transcripitional activator (similar to Verticillium alfalfae VaMs.102 XP_003003888.1): MPRTSFSRNPLLRVSRPVSACSRCRAAKVKCDGKLPACTACEKAGRENECSAANDQFARGKERSYVAALELRIEKLDRRLEYAKRRKASVAQYEVDGATNATMTEAERRDSLAAIRAAIHRKAARNRENSDVNSLVSDFGILSVDATTRDFEPSQGNITFARLVLAATTKDALPESTQAMLPSRQVANATVQYFMANIYSLFPCFSETALLTILDDVYHQDGRVIKDSDYWLLYLVLAIGSTAQSCNARDKNYNNGVEHVCKALSYADGALGPGYVTQIQSLLLLTLYSMLDPVHFDTWHLIGFTSRAVVDLGLHQDPPTSSASDRLALDMRRKIFYCTYALDRLVVPLPLYSWPRAYFEISTISMAHARSFSFADESINVEFPQSSDLGDKKATPGPISGPQSADPALLLCQLRRAQSYWYQVLYQSEPTPLPNPTGFLWQMCLEMREWQQSLPDTLPPGIRQMFEQELRYSYVYCIAPSARGPQITDYIRILIFEYSLEYLNNMYDIAYGGLNSAFYTYHDALKVYFMANQFLAVLRDAQDLLLSGQHVPPPAVPPGSPPPPPIPRRIVRPGIPVESNLDRTIWCLERIPKTLELYGVRWEDALMLKRSFEQLSSETVDRLGGLRQMPGHNPYQNNVQSISPPGAVQVQGQQAPAGMRWIGVDAAQMMHGGPRG; encoded by the exons ATGCCCCGCACTAGCTTCTCGCGAAATCCCTTGCTGAGGGTCTCACGGCCAGTGTCGGCGTGCTCACGAT GTCgcgccgccaaggtcaag TGTGATGGCAAGTTACCAGCTTGCACCGCTTGTGAAAAGGCCGGCCGTGAAAACGAATGCTCGGCGGCCAACGACCAATTCGCTAGGGGCAAGGAACGAAG CTATGTTGCTGCCCTTGAACTCCGCATTGAGAAGCTCGACCGACGCCTGGAGTATGCGAAGCGCCGAAAGGCATCTGTCGCACAGTATGAAGTCGATGGCGCAACTAACGCCACTATGACCGAGGCAGAAAGGAGAGACTCACTGGCAGCTATCCGAGCTGCAATCCATCGCAAGGCAGCTCGCAACCGGGAGAACTCTGACGTTAACTCTCTAGTGTCGGACTTTGGCATCTT GTCGGTTGATGCCACAACCAGAGACTTTGAGCCATCTCAGGGCAATATCACCTTTGCAAGGCTTGTCTTGGCGGCTACGACAAAAGACGCGCTGCCTGAGTCAACACAAGCTATGTTGCCTTCCAGACAGGTTGCCAACGCAACAGTCCAGTATTTCATGGCGAATATTTACTCTCTGTTTCCCTGTTTCTCTGAGACTGCCCTGTTGACAATATTGGATGACGTGTATCACCAAGATGGCCGCGTGATCAAGGACTCTGATTACTGGCTGCTATATTTGGTTCTCGCCATAGGCTCAACAGCTCAGAGTTGCAATGCCAGAGATAAAAACTACAACAACGGTGTTGAGCATGTTTGCAAGGCATTGTCTTATGCTGACGGGGCTCTGGGGCCAGGATATGTCACACAGATCCAGTCGCTGCTTTTGCTAACCCTGTATTCCATGCTGGACCCAGTTCACTTTGATACTTGGCATTTGATAGGATTCACATCCCGTGCCGTGGTTGACCTGGGCTTGCACCAGGACCCCCCTACGTCATCGGCGTCTGACCGGTTGGCTCTCGATATGCGCCGCAAGATATTCTACTGCACCTATGCTCTTGATCGGTTGGTCGTTCCGCTCCCGCTATATTCGTGGCCGCGTGCTTACTTTGAAATCAGTACCATCAGTATGGCTCATGCCCGTAGCTTCTCATTTGCAGACGAATCCATCAACGTAGAGTTCCCTCAGTCATCGGATCTGGGCGACAAGAAGGCAACACCTGGGCCCATTTCTGGGCCGCAGTCAGCAGATCCCGCGTTGTTGCTTTGTCAGCTCCGCCGAGCACAGTCATACTGGTATCAAGTACTCTATCAATCAGAGCCGACACCTTTGCCGAATCCTACTGGGTTTCTCTGGCAGATGTGCTTAGAAATGAGAGAGTGGCAGCAGTCTCTTCCAGACACGCTGCCACCTGGCATTCGACAAATGTTCGAGCAAGAATTGCGCTACAGCTATGTATACTGCATTGCGCCATCAGCTCGAGGTCCTCAAATTACCGACTACATTCGTATCCTGATATTTGAGTACTCTCTGGAGTATCTCAACAACATGTACGATATTGCATACGGCGGCTTAAACAGTGCATTTTATACATACCACGACGCTCTCAAGGTCTACTTCATGGCCAATCAGTTCCTAGCGGTCCTACGAGACGCGCAGGATTTACTTCTCTCAGGACAGCATGTTCCTCCGCCGGCAGTTCCCCCTGGGTCTCCGCCCCCTCCACCTATTCCTCGCCGCATCGTGAGACCTGGAATTCCCGTGGAAAGCAATCTCGATAGAACTATTTGGTGTTTAGAACGCATTCCCAAGACATTGGAGCTCTATGGCGTCAGATGGGAGGATGCCCTGATGCTGAAGCGAAGTTTTGAGCAATTGTCCAGCGAGACGGTGGACAGATTAGGAGGTCTTCGGCAGATGCCGGGCCACAATCCATATCAAAATAACGTACAGTCCATTAGTCCTCCTGGAGCAGTTCAAGTGCAAGGGCAGCAGGCGCCGGCTGGTATGAGATGGATTGGGGTGGATGCCGCCCAAATGATGCATGGAGGGCCACGCGGGTAG
- a CDS encoding fungal specific transcription factor domain-containing protein (similar to Verticillium alfalfae VaMs.102 XP_003003889.1), whose product MDPASIFRQGLGSVPSRSNQPYTAQYQRAKGPNDDLSDDDGSAQRVAHTLTACCRCRQRKTRCDPSLPRCLPCERSGSICEYLDTAKGKKINRYYVIKLQDKVRALEAELAQYTDDGNDYPKTTEDIVRPGGMIRLKASDETSRYLGPSSGIAMTRLLMEEAKRYTASNRISDLIPEVRARGQARMQSIQMTGPPSGRKKSYPMLSERPADGLPSRTTMDRLIELFIQKSQVFWPVLHEKIFEKDVEAVYNGDEDPYKNFVVRMVIAIALQKFDSQYAGLADSYYLAAMKYAEAVIRPKDLNTLQCLVLIGHYSLLTPTRTPVYYVIGLATRICQQEGLTDEQTITAGYNINAQTIDLRRRLVWIIAVMDFGLSYHMGRPSGFATGNDKLDVSIFSTADDEHITVNGISAGAPSPRKTFAAHFYKSRELQTEIRRTLYEQKRPEPNNDSHPWYGAIERKLKTWVDGAPDQPQWSPSWFANFYHHTRVVLYRPSPQVPVPSARAAALCFDSSAFVINLTEKQMSSAFFSITWVLLLMLTSCLNALLWSTSYPEVRQSHPRQEVEELVTRALACLDKCAERWPGTGYTSQLYSIISKTCLQSYDRVPDSQQPVFSFASPSSVTEPQSSPESYAPTATSQQLPYLNPPQFGFVFDSSPESMNTYTFDPNYPPPQPTFRSNSIFRNPATDGSGRRFSYFPPEGAPEDVAQSAAPSSVDPSKQIPTPPESIPTGTLSAATPSTTLSPQNLPLQTSGLSDAASAPRVVPMNDPVSPPQGGQATQVTPNFTTARPSVPQRPLPVATSSADWFSPPAPFISPYNFGPMTSNFFNDAMPNNFAETPTGSLGGLQNIPTGFDGAGQYGFLPGRQGSLTHSQQLELMNALETEGVGDIDAFLSAGNNMADVRWY is encoded by the exons ATGGATCCAGCAAGCATCTTCAGGCAAGGCCTCGGTTCTGTCCCGTCTCGTTCAAACCAACCATATACAGCACAATATCAGAGAGCCAAAGGACCGAATGACGACCTTTccgacgatgatggctcAGCTCAACGCGTTGCTCACACACTAACAgcctgctgccgctgccgtcAG CGTAAAACACGCTGCGATCCTTCTTTGCCCCGATGTTTGCCTTGTGAGAGGTCTGGGTCAATATGTGAATATTTGGATACCGCCAAAGGGAAGAAGATTAACCGCTACTATGTCATCAAGCTTCAAGACAAGGTGAGGGCACTCGAGGCTGAGCTGGCCCAGTATACCGACGACGGAAATGACTATCCTAAAACTACCGAAGACATTGTTCGTCCTGGTGGCATGATTCGCCTCAAAGCAAGTGACGAAACGTCCAGATATCTGGGGCCAAGCAGCGGCATTGCTATGACTaggctgttgatggaggaggccAAGCGGTACACGGCGTCCAACCGTATATCTGATCTTATACCCGAGGTTAGAGCTAGAGGCCAAGCCCGGATGCAATCCATTCAGATGACAGGGCCTCCCAgcgggaggaagaagagctaTCCCATGCTGAGTGAGCGTCCTGCTGATGGTCTACCATCTCGAACAACCATGGATAGGCTTATTGAGTTGTTCATTCAAAAAT CGCAAGTATTTTGGCCCGTCCTCCACGAGAAAATTTTCGAGAAGGATGTGGAAGCAGTCTACAATGGAGACGAAGACCCATACAAAAACTTTGTTGTTCGAATGGTTATTGCTATCGCCCTACAAAAGTTTGATTCACAATATGCAGGATTGGCGGACAGCTACTATTTAGCTGCTATGAAATATGCCGAAGCCGTCATTCGGCCCAAGGATCTCAACACCTTGCAGTGCTTAGTCCTAATCGGCCATTATTCGCTTCTGACGCCCACGAGAACACCAGTGTATTACGTTATCGGCCTTGCAACGCGAATCTGTCAACAGGAGGGCTTAACAGATGAGCAGACAATCACCGCAGGATATAATATTAATGCTCAAACAATCGACTTACGTCGACGCCTGGTATGGATTATAGCAGTTATGGACTTTGGTTTATCTTATCATATGGGAAGACCCAGTGGATTTGCAACAGGGAACGACAAGCTGGACGTGTCTATTTTCTCCACAGCTGATGACGAGCACATCACGGTGAATGGAATCAGTGCTGGCGCTCCCAGTCCACGAAAAACTTTCGCTGCCCACTTCTACAAATCAAGGGAACTACAAACAGAAATCCGAAGAACTCTGTATGAGCAGAAGCGGCCAGAACCGAACAACGATTCGCATCCGTGGTACGGCGCCATAGAAAGGAAGCTGAAGACTTGGGTGGATGGTGCGCCTGACCAGCCGCAATGGAGCCCTTCCTG GTTCGCAAATTTTTATCATCACACTCGCGTAGTTCTCTACCGCCCCTCACCACAGGTTCCCGTGCCATCCGCTAGGGCAGCTGCGCTCTGCTTTGACAGCTCTGCGTTTGTTATCAATCTGACAGAAAAGCAAATGAGCAGTGCATTCTTCAGCATCACTTGGGTGCTGCTGCTAATGCTCACATCATGTTTAAATGCTCTGCTATGGTCGACGTCGTACCCCGAGGTTCGTCAATCACACCCTCGACAGGAGGTAGAGGAGCTCGTAACTAGGGCGCTGGCATGCCTCGACAAGTGCGCTGAGAGATGGCCTGGCACCGGCTACACATCTCAGCTATACAGCATCATATCCAAGACTTGTTTGCAAAGCTACGACAGAGTACCtgacagccaacagccagTGTTCTCGTTTGCCAGTCCGTCATCTGTCACTGAGCCACAATCGTCGCCTGAGAGTTATGCACCGACTGCGACTTCTCAGCAACTTCCTTACTTGAATCCCCCTCAATTCGGGTTTGTGTTTGATTCATCTCCGGAATCAATGAATACGTACACGTTTGATCCAAATTACCCACCGCCCCAGCCGACCTTTAGATCTAACTCGATCTTTCGTAACCCGGCAACTGATGGCAGTGGGAGGAGGTTCTCTTACTTCCCACCCGAAGGAGCACCTGAAGATGTTGCGCAATCTGCTGCACCTTCTTCCGTGGACCCGTCAAAGCAGATTCCCACGCCGCCTGAGTCGATACCAACAGGTACCCTATCGGCTGCTACTCCTAGCACGACCTTGTCACCGCAAAACCTTCCGCTACAGACATCTGGTCTATCTGATGCTGCGTCCGCACCCCGTGTGGTGCCTATGAATGACCCCGTGTCGCCGCCTCAAGGCGGGCAGGCAACGCAAGTAACGCCGAATTTCACCACAGCCCGACCATCCGTGCCTCAACGACCCTTACCAGTTGCCACGTCTTCTGCAGACTGGTTCTCTCCTCCAGCCCCCTTCATTTCGCCATACAACTTTGGGCCCATGACCAGCAACTTTTTCAACGATGCAATGCCCAACAATTTTGCCGAGACACCAACGGGTAGCCTCGGCGGATTGCAGAACATACCTACCGGTTTTGATGGCGCAGGACAATACGGCTTTCTTCCTGGGAGACAAGGTAGTCTGACGCACTCTCAACAGTTGGAACTGATGAATGCCTTGGAAACAGAAGGCGTGGGTGATATTGATGCCTTTTTGAGCGCCGGAAACAACATGGCTGATGTCAGATGGTACTAG